A stretch of Deinobacterium chartae DNA encodes these proteins:
- a CDS encoding adenylate/guanylate cyclase domain-containing protein produces the protein MFARGAGPGAVRRDAAVLFVDLVDSTALAHRLELGDYAELMSEMLQILYLGLEAHGGTVLQHQGDALVAQYDIARLEACLRSAQDCHRRIASLSAAERLGERLTLRVGVACGQILSLTLGGQPTGYGRPFNLSRRLCTIAAPGETLVCADTYQLSPDLPATARPRSRRSRDFPLPVRPTRI, from the coding sequence ATGTTCGCACGCGGGGCCGGACCCGGAGCGGTGCGCAGGGACGCAGCGGTCTTGTTCGTGGACCTGGTGGACAGCACCGCGCTGGCACATCGCCTCGAGCTCGGAGATTACGCCGAGCTGATGTCCGAGATGCTGCAGATTCTTTACCTGGGCCTCGAGGCGCACGGGGGCACGGTGTTGCAGCACCAGGGCGACGCGCTGGTGGCCCAGTACGACATAGCGCGCCTCGAGGCCTGCTTGCGCTCCGCCCAGGACTGCCACCGCCGCATCGCCAGCCTCTCGGCGGCCGAGCGCCTCGGAGAGCGATTGACCCTGCGCGTAGGCGTTGCCTGCGGGCAGATCCTGTCGCTGACCCTGGGCGGACAGCCGACCGGCTATGGACGGCCCTTCAACCTCAGCCGCCGCCTGTGTACCATCGCCGCACCGGGAGAAACGCTGGTGTGCGCGGACACCTATCAGCTGTCGCCGGATTTGCCCGCTACCGCACGACCTCGATCCCGCCGGTCAAGGGATTTCCCACTACCCGTACGGCCTACGCGCATTTAG